A genomic region of Micromonospora sp. NBC_01796 contains the following coding sequences:
- a CDS encoding ATP-dependent helicase encodes MADVLERFGVATREWFAAAFAAPTAAQAGAWKSIGAGHNALVVAPTGSGKTLAAFLWSLDRLAREPRPEDPKQRCRVLYVSPLKALAVDVERNLRAPLTGIRQASARLGLPPPEITVGMRTGDTPADERRAFARTPPDILITTPESLFLLLTSAARDSLRGVESVIVDEVHAVAATKRGAHLALSLERLDQLLPRPAQRIGLSATVRPIDATARFLAGARPVDVVQPRTPKTIEVSVEVPVEDMTRLDERNPPDDDELGTPRRASIWPAVEERVFQLIREHRSTIVFTNSRRGAERFCARLNELAADEQAGVAAALDAPRAVPAERLPAEIMAQSGAATGAPPVIARAHHGSVSREERKHIEEALKSGQLPAVVATSSLELGIDMGAVDLVVQIEAPPSVAAGLQRVGRAGHQVGAISRGVVFPKHRGDLISCAVVAERMGDGAIEELHYPRNPLDVLAQQIIAMVALDEWRVPDLAALVRRAAPFAELPDSALHAVLDMLSGRYPSTAFAELRPRLVWDRGTDLLTGRAGAQRLAVTSGGTIPDRGLFGVFLAGATRSARVGELDEEMVYESRIGDVFLLGSSSWRIEDITPDRVLVSPAPGQAARMPFWKGDSLGRPIELGRAIGARLRTLVKQDDETATAALRDGGLDAWAAGNLVAYLREQREATRSLPDDRTVVVERFRDELGDWRLAVHSVLGARVNGPWALAIGRRLAERYGVDAQVVPSDDGIVVRLPDTADEPPGADLVGFDPDEIAQIVQEAVGGSAMFAARFRECAARALLLPRRDPRRRQPLWQQRQRAAQLLDVAREYADFPITLEAARECLQDVFDVPALVGLMRDLAARKIRLVEVETNQPSPFARSLLFGYVGAFLYEGDAPLAERRAAALALDSALLGELLGRVDLRELLDPAVVAETERQLQWLTEQRRPRDGEDVVELLRLLGDQTEAELVERGARPEWLTELEATRRILRVRIAGQERWIGVEDAGRFSDALGVALPVGIAQAYLEPVTDPLGDLVARYARTHAPFPAATCAARFGLGVFVVEQALRRLAATGQVVSGEFSPAGTGTEWCGAEVLRLLRRRSLAALRREIEPVPPRTLATFLPRWQQVGGNARGVEAVAAAIEQLQGVAVPASALESLILPARVADYSPAYLDELCASGEVTWAGTGAIGAADGWVSLAYADSAPLLLPPPDPALALTPLHQSILDALGDGQALFFRALADRVGSTDDDPLVAAVWELTWGGWLTNDTIAPLRALLGGRGAHRARPGAPRTRYRRPGRPALPARGGPPAVAGRWSRLPDRDTDPTRRAAALADLLLERHGLVTRGAVAAEGIVGGFAGVYPVLVAMEERGAARRGYFVEGLGAAQFAVPGAVDRLRALAEPDDGRRRTGSALVLAATDPANPYGAALPWPERVVDSGDGERGVSGHRAGRKAGALVILVAGDLALYVERGGRTLLSFVDDNDALVLAAKALADAVHSGALGPLSVERADGDSVQSSPLAAALTAAGFRPTPRALRLRT; translated from the coding sequence ATGGCGGACGTACTGGAGCGGTTCGGGGTGGCGACCCGTGAGTGGTTCGCCGCCGCGTTCGCCGCACCCACCGCCGCCCAGGCCGGTGCCTGGAAGTCGATCGGCGCCGGCCACAACGCCCTGGTCGTCGCGCCGACCGGATCCGGCAAGACCCTGGCCGCCTTCCTCTGGTCACTGGACCGGCTGGCCCGCGAACCCCGACCGGAGGACCCGAAGCAGCGCTGCCGGGTGCTCTACGTCAGCCCGCTCAAGGCACTCGCCGTCGACGTCGAACGCAACCTGCGCGCCCCGCTCACCGGCATCCGGCAGGCGTCCGCCCGGCTCGGGCTCCCGCCACCGGAGATCACCGTCGGGATGCGTACCGGTGACACCCCGGCGGACGAGCGGCGGGCCTTCGCCCGTACCCCACCGGACATCCTGATCACCACCCCCGAGTCGCTGTTCCTGCTGCTCACCTCGGCCGCCCGCGACTCCCTGCGCGGGGTCGAGTCGGTGATCGTCGACGAGGTGCACGCGGTCGCGGCCACCAAACGCGGCGCCCACCTGGCCCTCTCCCTCGAACGCCTGGACCAGCTCCTGCCCCGACCGGCACAGCGGATCGGGCTCTCCGCCACCGTACGGCCGATCGACGCCACCGCCCGCTTCCTCGCCGGTGCCCGGCCGGTCGACGTGGTCCAGCCACGCACCCCGAAGACCATCGAGGTCAGCGTCGAGGTGCCGGTGGAGGACATGACCCGGCTGGACGAGCGCAACCCACCCGACGACGACGAGCTGGGCACACCCCGCCGCGCCTCCATCTGGCCGGCGGTCGAGGAACGGGTCTTCCAGCTCATCCGGGAACACCGGTCGACCATCGTGTTCACCAACTCCCGACGGGGCGCGGAACGCTTCTGCGCCCGGCTCAACGAACTCGCCGCCGACGAGCAGGCCGGCGTTGCCGCCGCCCTCGACGCCCCACGGGCCGTACCGGCCGAACGGCTGCCGGCGGAGATCATGGCCCAGTCCGGCGCCGCCACCGGCGCCCCACCGGTGATCGCCCGGGCCCACCACGGGAGCGTCTCCCGCGAGGAACGCAAGCACATCGAGGAGGCGCTCAAGTCCGGCCAGCTCCCCGCCGTGGTCGCCACCTCCAGCCTCGAACTCGGCATCGACATGGGCGCGGTCGACCTGGTGGTCCAGATCGAGGCCCCGCCGAGCGTCGCCGCCGGCCTGCAACGGGTCGGCCGGGCCGGACACCAGGTCGGCGCCATCTCCCGAGGGGTCGTCTTCCCCAAGCACCGGGGCGACCTGATCTCCTGCGCGGTGGTCGCCGAGCGGATGGGCGACGGGGCGATCGAGGAACTGCACTACCCCCGCAACCCGCTCGACGTACTGGCGCAGCAGATCATCGCGATGGTCGCACTGGACGAGTGGCGGGTGCCCGACCTCGCCGCCCTGGTCCGCCGGGCCGCGCCCTTCGCCGAGCTGCCCGACTCGGCCCTGCACGCGGTGCTGGACATGCTCTCCGGGCGCTACCCGTCGACCGCCTTCGCCGAGCTGCGCCCACGGCTGGTCTGGGACCGGGGCACCGACCTGCTCACCGGTCGGGCCGGCGCCCAGCGGCTCGCCGTCACCAGCGGCGGCACCATCCCCGACCGGGGCCTGTTCGGCGTTTTCCTCGCCGGGGCGACCCGGTCCGCGCGGGTCGGCGAGTTGGACGAGGAGATGGTCTACGAGTCCCGGATCGGCGACGTCTTCCTGCTCGGCTCCTCGTCCTGGCGGATCGAGGACATCACCCCGGACCGGGTGCTGGTCTCCCCCGCCCCCGGCCAGGCCGCCCGGATGCCGTTCTGGAAGGGCGACAGCCTCGGCCGCCCGATCGAGCTGGGCCGGGCCATCGGCGCCCGGCTGCGCACCCTGGTCAAACAGGACGACGAGACCGCCACCGCGGCACTGCGCGACGGTGGGCTGGACGCCTGGGCAGCCGGCAACCTGGTCGCGTACCTGCGCGAACAGCGGGAGGCGACCCGGTCGTTGCCGGACGACCGGACCGTGGTGGTCGAGCGCTTCCGCGACGAGCTGGGTGACTGGCGGCTCGCCGTGCACTCGGTCCTCGGGGCCAGGGTCAACGGCCCCTGGGCGCTCGCGATCGGCCGCCGGCTGGCCGAACGGTACGGGGTGGACGCGCAGGTCGTACCGAGCGACGACGGGATCGTGGTGCGGCTGCCGGACACCGCCGACGAACCACCCGGCGCCGACCTGGTCGGCTTCGACCCGGACGAGATCGCGCAGATCGTGCAGGAGGCGGTGGGCGGCTCGGCGATGTTCGCCGCCCGGTTCCGTGAGTGCGCCGCCCGTGCCCTGCTGCTGCCCCGACGCGATCCCCGGCGCCGGCAACCGCTCTGGCAGCAGCGGCAACGGGCCGCCCAACTGCTCGACGTGGCCCGCGAGTACGCCGACTTCCCGATCACCCTGGAAGCGGCCCGCGAGTGCCTCCAGGACGTTTTCGACGTACCGGCGCTGGTCGGGCTGATGCGCGATCTCGCCGCCCGGAAGATCCGGCTGGTCGAGGTGGAGACCAACCAGCCGTCGCCGTTCGCCCGGTCGCTGCTGTTCGGCTACGTCGGCGCCTTCCTCTACGAGGGCGACGCCCCGCTGGCCGAACGCCGGGCCGCCGCGCTCGCTCTCGACTCGGCCCTGCTCGGTGAGCTGCTCGGCCGGGTCGACCTGCGTGAACTGCTCGATCCGGCGGTGGTCGCCGAGACCGAGCGGCAGTTGCAGTGGCTGACCGAGCAGCGCCGGCCCCGCGACGGCGAGGACGTGGTCGAGCTGCTCCGGCTGCTCGGCGACCAGACCGAGGCGGAGCTGGTCGAACGCGGTGCCCGACCGGAGTGGCTGACCGAGTTGGAGGCGACCCGCCGGATCCTGCGGGTACGGATCGCCGGACAGGAGCGCTGGATCGGGGTCGAGGACGCCGGCCGGTTCTCCGACGCGCTCGGGGTCGCCCTGCCGGTCGGCATCGCGCAGGCGTACCTGGAGCCGGTGACGGACCCGCTCGGTGACCTGGTCGCCCGCTACGCCCGTACGCACGCGCCGTTCCCGGCGGCCACCTGCGCGGCCCGGTTCGGGCTCGGGGTGTTCGTGGTGGAGCAGGCACTGCGCCGGCTCGCCGCGACCGGTCAGGTGGTGTCGGGCGAGTTCTCACCGGCCGGCACCGGCACCGAGTGGTGCGGTGCCGAGGTCCTGCGGCTGCTCCGCCGCCGTTCCCTCGCCGCCCTGCGCCGGGAGATCGAGCCCGTCCCGCCGCGTACGCTCGCCACCTTCCTGCCCCGCTGGCAGCAGGTCGGCGGCAACGCGAGAGGCGTCGAGGCGGTCGCCGCGGCGATCGAACAGCTCCAGGGCGTGGCGGTGCCCGCATCGGCGCTGGAGAGCCTGATCCTCCCGGCACGGGTGGCGGACTACTCCCCCGCGTATCTGGACGAGCTCTGCGCCAGCGGCGAGGTGACCTGGGCCGGTACGGGCGCGATCGGCGCCGCCGACGGCTGGGTCAGCCTCGCGTACGCCGACTCCGCCCCGCTCCTGCTCCCGCCGCCCGATCCGGCGCTCGCCCTGACCCCGCTGCACCAGTCGATACTGGACGCGCTCGGCGACGGGCAGGCGCTCTTCTTCCGGGCGTTGGCCGACCGGGTCGGTTCGACCGACGACGATCCCCTGGTCGCCGCCGTCTGGGAGCTGACCTGGGGCGGTTGGTTGACCAATGACACCATCGCCCCGCTGCGTGCGCTGCTCGGCGGACGGGGCGCACACCGGGCCCGCCCGGGAGCACCGCGTACCCGCTACCGGCGTCCCGGTCGCCCGGCACTGCCGGCCCGGGGTGGCCCACCGGCCGTCGCCGGCCGCTGGTCCCGGCTGCCCGATCGGGACACCGACCCGACCCGACGGGCCGCCGCCCTGGCGGATCTGCTGCTGGAACGGCACGGACTGGTCACCCGGGGCGCGGTCGCCGCCGAGGGGATCGTCGGCGGGTTCGCGGGCGTCTACCCGGTGCTGGTGGCGATGGAGGAACGCGGTGCCGCCCGACGGGGGTACTTCGTCGAGGGACTGGGCGCGGCGCAGTTCGCCGTACCGGGGGCGGTGGACCGGCTCCGCGCGCTGGCCGAACCGGACGACGGCCGTCGGCGTACGGGCAGCGCCCTGGTGCTCGCCGCCACCGACCCGGCGAATCCGTACGGTGCCGCCCTGCCCTGGCCGGAGCGGGTGGTCGACTCCGGTGACGGTGAACGCGGGGTGAGCGGGCACCGGGCCGGTCGCAAGGCCGGTGCCCTGGTGATCCTGGTAGCCGGCGACCTGGCCCTGTACGTCGAGCGGGGCGGCCGTACCCTACTGTCCTTCGTGGACGACAACGACGCCCTGGTCCTGGCCGCAAAAGCACTGGCCGACGCCGTCCACTCCGGCGCCCTCGGCCCCCTGTCGGTAGAACGCGCCGACGGCGACTCCGTCCAGTCCAGTCCCCTGGCGGCGGCCCTAACCGCAGCCGGCTTCCGCCCCACCCCCCGAGCCCTCCGCCTCCGCACCTGA
- a CDS encoding VOC family protein → MAVAFRDPFPIILSDDPARLTAFYRERLGFTESYRFPPEQDSEPEFVVLTLGGAQFAFGRADDTGLHGIPRGADNGRRTEVCLYTDDVDRAVEDLRTVGVPVLFEPADQPWRERAAYVADPDGNPILIVAPLTTQATPPATEPTEPIAPTAPTAPTAPGNRIASAEPVAGS, encoded by the coding sequence ATGGCGGTTGCGTTCCGTGATCCCTTTCCGATCATTCTGAGCGACGATCCGGCACGACTCACCGCGTTCTATCGGGAGCGCCTCGGATTCACCGAGTCCTACCGCTTTCCGCCGGAGCAGGACAGCGAGCCGGAGTTTGTCGTACTCACGCTCGGTGGGGCCCAGTTCGCTTTCGGTCGGGCGGACGACACCGGGCTGCACGGCATTCCTCGGGGTGCGGACAACGGCCGGCGTACGGAGGTGTGCCTCTACACCGACGACGTGGACCGCGCAGTCGAGGACCTGCGTACCGTCGGGGTTCCGGTGCTGTTCGAGCCGGCCGACCAGCCGTGGCGGGAGCGGGCCGCGTACGTCGCGGACCCCGACGGCAACCCGATCCTGATCGTCGCACCACTGACGACCCAAGCCACCCCGCCAGCGACCGAACCGACCGAACCCATCGCACCGACCGCACCGACCGCACCGACCGCACCGGGCAACCGGATCGCATCGGCCGAACCGGTCGCCGGGTCGTGA